In the Arachis ipaensis cultivar K30076 chromosome B10, Araip1.1, whole genome shotgun sequence genome, one interval contains:
- the LOC107621392 gene encoding ATP-dependent DNA helicase PIF1-like — protein sequence MPVPNNSLVSQFSNLMLLRELQYDTISLTREHDANVLKLNEEQRVVYDKIIDCVSNKRHGFFFVYGFGGTGKTFLYRVLSARLRSEKKIVINVASSGITSLLLPGGKTAYSMFNIPIELTKDTVCRIKKDSAKAEVVRLADLIIWDEAPMTNKLAFEALDRTLRDIMVSVSDRNKDLPFGGKVVVLGGDFRQVLPVIPKGSRAEIVMASINSSILWKYCKVLRLTKNMRLTMGLEQSTPQELRSFSDWILQIGEGRCGTVVSDKIFVDIPSDLIIPVLENPVEDIDRAILAPTVDNVEEINNYIVDLLPGEEKNYLSTDSICGSDVYYDVDVDWINVEFLNQIRCSGLPNHSLKLKIGVPIILLRNIDPPGGLCNGTRLVVRDLGRNVISADIVSGSNVGDKVFITRMNMIPSDTVIPFKFQCRQFPISLSFAMTINKSQGQTLSTVGLFLHRPMFCHGQLYVALSRVRNRNGLKILLCDDGLVDPIRTENVVFTEVFDKI from the exons ATGCCGGTTCCTAATAACTCTTTAGTCTCTCAATTTAGCAACTTGATGTTGTTGCGTGAGTTGCAGTATGATACTATTTCTTTGACTCGTGAGCATGATGCAAATGTCTTAAAGTTAAATGAAGAACAGAGGGTGGTCTATGATAAAATTATTGATTGCGTTTCGAATAAGAGGCACGGATTCTTTTTTGTGTACGGGTTTGGTGGTACTGGAAAAACTTTTTTATACAGGGTTTTGTCGGCTAGATTGCGATCTGAGAAAAAGATTGTTATAAACGTTGCTTCTAGTGGTATTACCTCTCTGTTGTTACCTGGTGGTAAGACGGCGTATTCTATGTTCAATATTCCTATTGAGCTGACTAAAGATACTGTTTGTCGGATTAAGAAGGATAGTGCAAAAGCTGAGGTAGTCCGATTGGCCGATTTGATTATTTGGGATGAGGCACCGATGACTAACAAATTAGCATTTGAAGCGCTCGATAGGACGTTACGTGATATAATGGTTTCGGTCTCTGATAGGAATAAAGATTTACCTTTTGGTGGGAAGGTGGTCGTTCTTGGTGGTGATTTCAGGCAGGTCTTGCCAGTTATTCCGAAAGGTTCTCGTGCTGAGATTGTCATGGCTTCGATAAATTCTTCTATCCTCTGGAAATATTGCAAAGTTTTGCGTCTGACAAAAAATATGAGGTTAACAATGGGATTGGAACAATCAACTCCTCAGGAGTTAAGGTCATTTTCAGATTGGATACTTCAAATCGGTGAAGGTCGATGTGGAACAGTGGTCAGTGATAAAATTTTTGTTGATATTCCTTCTGATCTAATCATTCCTGTCTTGGAAAATCCAGTGGAAGATATT GATAGGGCGATTCTGGCTCCGACTGTCGACAATGTTGAAGAGATAAACAATTATATAGTTGACTTGTTGCCCGGTGAGGAGAAAAATTATCTCAGTACTGATTCGATATGTGGTAGTGATGTCTATtatgatgttgatgttgattggATAAATGTTGAATTCTTGAATCAGATTAGGTGTTCTGGTCTACCTAATCATTCGTTGAAGTTGAAAATAGGCGTGCCTATTATTTTGTTGAGGAATATTGATCCACCTGGGGGTTTGTGTAATGGGACCCGACTTGTTGTGCGAGATCTAGGGAGAAATGTGATCAGTGCGGATATTGTTTCTGGTAGCAATGTTGGGGATAAAGTTTTTATCACCAGAATGAATATGATTCCCAGTGATACGGTTATACCGTTTAAATTCCAATGCCGTCAGTTCCCGATTTCTCTGTCGTTTGCGATGACAATAAACAAAAGCCAGGGTCAGACATTATCAACAGTCGGTTTGTTCTTGCATCGTCCTATGTTTTGTCACGGTCAACTTTATGTAGCTCTTTCCCGAGTTAGGAATAGAAATGGTCTTAAGATTTTACTTTGTGATGATGGATTAGTTGATCCTATCAGGACTGAAAACGTTGTATTTACAGAAGTTTTTGATAAGATATAA
- the LOC110268136 gene encoding uncharacterized protein LOC110268136 isoform X1, whose amino-acid sequence MFYFVDFYCILYLQPIWNNKYKYLHNFFFSMVEQDVNGTQPLFIANEGKVVSLGDDFMRLTRKYTIEELQDNNEEGSFIIFGTIQGIVEDGGWWYSACVCGKGIYPQNGVYYCDFCLKHITNVTPRFKIKITVEDHSGEGIFLLFDHEASYLLKKSCADLFTEVQRDASLVCGDTYPPIFQGLIGKKLLLKVDTKGVPHDTFYGTF is encoded by the exons ATGttttattttgttgatttttattGTATTCTTTATTTACAACCAATCTGGAATAACAAGTACAAGTatttgcataattttttttttagtatggTTGAGCAAGATGTCAATGGTACCCAACCACTGTTTATTGCAAATGAGGGTAAAGTTGTCTCCTTGGGAGATGATTTCATGCGTTTAACTAGAAAATACACTATTGAAGAGCTTCAAGATAACAATGAG GAGGGTTCTTTTATCATTTTTGGTACAATCCAAGGTATTGTTGAGGATGGAGGTTGGTGGTATTCTGCTTGTGTGTGTGGAAAGGGTATCTATCCTCAAAATGGTGTATATTACTGTGATTTTTGTTTGAAGCACATAACTAATGTGACTCCAAG atttaaaattaaaataacagttGAAGATCATAGTGGGGAGGGTATTTTCCTTCTCTTTGATCATGAGGCATCTTATTTGCTTAAGAAATCATGTGCTGACTTGTTTACCGAGGTTCAAAGAGATGCAAGT CTTGTATGTGGGGATACTTATCCTCCCATATTCCAAGGGCTCATTGGAAAGAAGTTACTGCTGAAGGTTGATACCAAAGGTGTGCCACATGATACATTTTATGGCACTTTCTGA
- the LOC110268136 gene encoding uncharacterized protein LOC110268136 isoform X2 has protein sequence MFYFVDFYCILYLQPIWNNKYKYLHNFFFSMVEQDVNGTQPLFIANEGKVVSLGDDFMRLTRKYTIEELQDNNEEGSFIIFGTIQGIVEDGGWWYSACVCGKGIYPQNGVYYCDFCLKHITNVTPRFKIKITVEDHSGEGIFLLFDHEASYLLKKSCADLFTEVQRDASNSLYVGILILPYSKGSLERSYC, from the exons ATGttttattttgttgatttttattGTATTCTTTATTTACAACCAATCTGGAATAACAAGTACAAGTatttgcataattttttttttagtatggTTGAGCAAGATGTCAATGGTACCCAACCACTGTTTATTGCAAATGAGGGTAAAGTTGTCTCCTTGGGAGATGATTTCATGCGTTTAACTAGAAAATACACTATTGAAGAGCTTCAAGATAACAATGAG GAGGGTTCTTTTATCATTTTTGGTACAATCCAAGGTATTGTTGAGGATGGAGGTTGGTGGTATTCTGCTTGTGTGTGTGGAAAGGGTATCTATCCTCAAAATGGTGTATATTACTGTGATTTTTGTTTGAAGCACATAACTAATGTGACTCCAAG atttaaaattaaaataacagttGAAGATCATAGTGGGGAGGGTATTTTCCTTCTCTTTGATCATGAGGCATCTTATTTGCTTAAGAAATCATGTGCTGACTTGTTTACCGAGGTTCAAAGAGATGCAAGT AATAGCTTGTATGTGGGGATACTTATCCTCCCATATTCCAAGGGCTCATTGGAAAGAAGTTACTGCTGA
- the LOC107623763 gene encoding tRNA threonylcarbamoyladenosine dehydratase 2 isoform X1, protein MEKGKYLALVGTGALFGSVSTIFFLRLLQNHKKVVRQYNKNATELNGLETCTIAGKKNDKAVNEDLLKDEIVSEHLTRNIQFFGFESQQKVSASYVVVIGLGGVGSHAASMLLRSGVGKLLLVDFDQVSLSSLNRHAVATRADVGIPKAQCLKEHFSSIFPECQVDAKVLLYDSSTEEEILSGHPDFVLDCIDNIDTKVALLAACVRRGLKVLSATGAGARADPTRIRIADLRESTNDPLSRSVRHRLRKDHGIEGGIPVVFSLEKPKAKLLPFKGPNGEEENPSDYQIVPGFRVRIIPVLGTIPAIFGQVMASYVVTELAGFQVQTEPIVNFDTDHYHTLHQRLIEHEELVYGTSQQVQVDIEEVMYIVKELWHGRSARDQLVKEVGRGMWRSVNELMLVRWDCEKPASISNLILLKFKEVDEHESRTLDDIKEKEPEFYNSVNAVLKRAEIDFGYAH, encoded by the exons atggaGAAAGGTAAATACTTAGCATTGGTTGGAACCGGTGCTCTTTTTGGCTCTGTATCTACCATCTTCTTTCTTAGGCTCCTTCAAAACCATAA aAAAGTGGTGCGGCAGTATAATAAGAATGCTACCGAGTTAAATG GTCTTGAGACTTGCACTATTGCTGGAAAGAAGAATGATAAGGCAGTTAATGAAGATCTTCTGAAGGATGAGATTGTTTCTGAACATCTAACTAG GAACATTCAGTTTTTTGGCTTTGAGTCTCAGCAGAAAGTGAGTGCATCATATGTTGTGGTCATTGGTCTTGGAGGGGTTGGCAGTCATGCTGCATCTATGCTCTTGAGATCAGGGGTCGGCAAGCTTCTTCTTGTGGACTTTGAtcag gtttctctttcatcattaaatcgACACGCTGTTGCAACAAGAGCAGATGTTGGCATCCCAAAAGCGCAGTGCCTTAAGGAGCATTTCTCATCTATCTTTCCTGAGTGCCAAGTAGATGCAAAAGTACTGCTATATGATTCATCTACCGAAGAAGAAATTTTGTCAGGCCACCCTGACTTTGTCTTGGATTGTATTGATAACATTGATACTAAG GTGGCACTTCTTGCTGCTTGTGTACGGAGGGGCCTGAAGGTGTTATCTGCCACTGGGGCTGGTGCTAGAGCCGATCCAACTAGAATACGCATTGCTGATTTAAGAGAGTCAACTAATGATCCATTGTCTCGATCT GTGAGACACCGTTTGAGGAAAGATCATGGCATTGAAGGTGGCATCCCTGTTGTATTTTCTTTAGAAAAACCCAAAGCTAAGTTGCTTCCATTTAAGGGTCCAAATGGTGAAGAGGAAAATCCTTCAGACTACCAG ATAGTACCAGGCTTCAGGGTCCGTATCATACCGGTGTTAGGCACAATCCCTGCAATATTTGGACAAGTTATGGCATCCTATGTTGTGACGGAATTAGCAGGATTTCAAGTTCAAACAGAACCGATAGTCAATTTTGATACCGATCATTACCATACTCTCCATCAACGCCTTATTGAGCATGAGGAGTTAGTATATGGAACATCACAGCAAGTGCAG GTAGATATTGAAGAAGTGATGTATATTGTAAAAGAATTATGGCATGGAAGAAGTGCTAGAGACCAGCTTGTGAAAGAAGTTGGACGAGGAATGTGGCGATCAGTTAATGAATTAATGCTTGTAAG GTGGGATTGCGAAAAGCCGGCTTCTATATCAAATTTAATTCTTTTGAAATTCAAAGAG GTTGATGAGCATGAATCTAGAACATTGGATGATATAAAGGAAAAGGAACCTGAATTCTACAACAGTGTAAATGCAGTGTTAAAACGAGCTGAAATTGACTTTGGCTACGCACATTAA
- the LOC107623763 gene encoding tRNA threonylcarbamoyladenosine dehydratase isoform X2, translating into MEKGKYLALVGTGALFGSVSTIFFLRLLQNHKKVVRQYNKNATELNGLETCTIAGKKNDKAVNEDLLKDEIVSEHLTRNIQFFGFESQQKVSASYVVVIGLGGVGSHAASMLLRSGVGKLLLVDFDQVSLSSLNRHAVATRADVGIPKAQCLKEHFSSIFPECQVDAKVLLYDSSTEEEILSGHPDFVLDCIDNIDTKVALLAACVRRGLKVLSATGAGARADPTRIRIADLRESTNDPLSRSVRHRLRKDHGIEGGIPVVFSLEKPKAKLLPFKGPNGEEENPSDYQIVPGFRVRIIPVLGTIPAIFGQVMASYVVTELAGFQVQTEPIVNFDTDHYHTLHQRLIEHEELVYGTSQQVQVDIEEVMYIVKELWHGRSARDQLVKEVGRGMWRSVNELMLVGLRKAGFYIKFNSFEIQRG; encoded by the exons atggaGAAAGGTAAATACTTAGCATTGGTTGGAACCGGTGCTCTTTTTGGCTCTGTATCTACCATCTTCTTTCTTAGGCTCCTTCAAAACCATAA aAAAGTGGTGCGGCAGTATAATAAGAATGCTACCGAGTTAAATG GTCTTGAGACTTGCACTATTGCTGGAAAGAAGAATGATAAGGCAGTTAATGAAGATCTTCTGAAGGATGAGATTGTTTCTGAACATCTAACTAG GAACATTCAGTTTTTTGGCTTTGAGTCTCAGCAGAAAGTGAGTGCATCATATGTTGTGGTCATTGGTCTTGGAGGGGTTGGCAGTCATGCTGCATCTATGCTCTTGAGATCAGGGGTCGGCAAGCTTCTTCTTGTGGACTTTGAtcag gtttctctttcatcattaaatcgACACGCTGTTGCAACAAGAGCAGATGTTGGCATCCCAAAAGCGCAGTGCCTTAAGGAGCATTTCTCATCTATCTTTCCTGAGTGCCAAGTAGATGCAAAAGTACTGCTATATGATTCATCTACCGAAGAAGAAATTTTGTCAGGCCACCCTGACTTTGTCTTGGATTGTATTGATAACATTGATACTAAG GTGGCACTTCTTGCTGCTTGTGTACGGAGGGGCCTGAAGGTGTTATCTGCCACTGGGGCTGGTGCTAGAGCCGATCCAACTAGAATACGCATTGCTGATTTAAGAGAGTCAACTAATGATCCATTGTCTCGATCT GTGAGACACCGTTTGAGGAAAGATCATGGCATTGAAGGTGGCATCCCTGTTGTATTTTCTTTAGAAAAACCCAAAGCTAAGTTGCTTCCATTTAAGGGTCCAAATGGTGAAGAGGAAAATCCTTCAGACTACCAG ATAGTACCAGGCTTCAGGGTCCGTATCATACCGGTGTTAGGCACAATCCCTGCAATATTTGGACAAGTTATGGCATCCTATGTTGTGACGGAATTAGCAGGATTTCAAGTTCAAACAGAACCGATAGTCAATTTTGATACCGATCATTACCATACTCTCCATCAACGCCTTATTGAGCATGAGGAGTTAGTATATGGAACATCACAGCAAGTGCAG GTAGATATTGAAGAAGTGATGTATATTGTAAAAGAATTATGGCATGGAAGAAGTGCTAGAGACCAGCTTGTGAAAGAAGTTGGACGAGGAATGTGGCGATCAGTTAATGAATTAATGCTT GTGGGATTGCGAAAAGCCGGCTTCTATATCAAATTTAATTCTTTTGAAATTCAAAGAG GTTGA
- the LOC107623647 gene encoding zinc finger protein 830-like, translated as MDAQAKKKADFRAKLAQKKEKRIDSPLVRYNEFNQPVCRVCDVVLKSESIWDAHQISRKHREAIDNLKANAVGLTQQNNAKSAAGNRFPKAKPEQPSEPLSKKPEPSQEVSKAQSSSVLPPNFFDDSARKTRRNVGVSAQSQVSKLEERDHFRGHDAAPSKFSQATTETRQTSAKTSDPEDNQTKGSLPEGFFDNKEADLRARGIKPVKPDVKDEYKEFEKLIQEDLKEVDDRLEEEEIDAAEMIEEAESVEQKIFRERVEMLKKKRLELKAAKSAKRGKTCEGETKEESRHEEESSSDDESGENFAVDWRAQHL; from the exons ATGGATGCACAAGCTAAGAAAAAGGCAGATTTTCGTGCTAAATTGGCCCAGAAGAAAGAAAAGCGTATAGATTCTCCCCTTGTAAG GTATAATGAATTCAATCAACCTGTTTGTCGGGTTTGTGATGTTGTTCTGAAGTCTGAATCTATATGGGATGCACACCAAATCTCCCGTAAGCATCGCGAg GCGATTGATAATCTTAAAGCTAATGCAGTTGGGTTAACTCAGCAAAACAATGCAAAGTCTGCTGCTGGTAACAGATTTCCCAAAGCCAAACCTGAACAACCTTCCGAACCACTATCCAAAAAGCCTGAACCTTCACAAGAAGTATCTAAAGCCCAGTCATCGTCTGTGCTTCCACCAAATTTTTTTGATGACAGTGCAAGGAAAACCA GAAGAAATGTGGGAGTTTCTGCTCAAAGTCAGGTGTCAAAGTTGGAGGAAAGAGATCATTTTCGTGGTCATGATGCTGCGCCGTCAAAGTTTAGTCAAGCAACAACAGAGACTAGGCAGACCTCAGCCAAAACTTCTGATCCAGAGGACAACCAAACAAAAGGATCTCTGCCTGAAGGCTTTTTTGACAATAAGGAAGCGGATTTGCGGGCACGTGGCATTAAGCCTGTGAAGCCAGATGTCAA GGATGAGTACAAGGAGTTTGAGAAGCTGATTCAAGAGGACTTGAAGGAGGTGGATGACCGATTGGAAGAAGAAGAG ATTGATGCTGCTGAAATGATAGAAGAAGCTGAATCCGTTGAACAAAA GATCTTCAGGGAGAGAGTGGAAATGTTGAAGAAAAAGAGACTGGAGCTGAAAGCAGCAAAGTCGGCAAAGCGAGGTAAAACTTGTGAGGGTGAAACCAAGGAGGAGTCAAGGCATGAAGAAGAGTCATCCAGTGATGATGAAAGTGGTGAGAATTTTGCTGTGGACTGGAGAGCACAACACTTGTGA